The window AACGGATAGTTGCCCCAAAGCGTTATGATCATCAGATAGTTTCAAAATATCTCTTAATCCAATCGAATTATGTTCCCTACAATACTTAacatataaagataaagcAACCGGAAATTCTTGTATAATCCCTTTAAATTCTAAGCTCGACAACTTATTATGCGATTTTAAAATGACTTTGTAAGTTAAATCTGTATCACCACTTTCCAAAGCTTTTAATAAAGCTTGTTTATACTCCtctaatttcaataataatccAACTTGTTCGCTTGATTTCGTTTCATATTCTAAAAGCTAAAGAAGAAGGTAAACTTTCTCttagaggttatgtttttgtgaAGTACTTTAATGGCAAGATTTTTTCTCCCAGCTGAATCTGCAGCATTTGCTATTTCGCTAAAGGATACTCCAGCagctaaatttaatttttcagctATTTGCCTTGATAAAATTTCATCATCAATACCTTGTtttctaacctaaaaaattaatttttgcctTTTTGGATGTCAACATGATGaaactttaacaatttttacctTATATTTTGCCCAATGAACAAGAATACGGCTACTACCATCTTTTTCTGGCATTTTTAAGTACTTAGCAATTTCAATTGCTAAATAATAATGATGTCTTTTAACTAAACGATCCAATAAAGACTTGTGACCTTGATATAACAAtcttaaatgaattaattctttaaattagatataaatttgttacaatttaattttactcaGTATATGTAAGTGGAATTCCGATTTTTCGATCTCTAACCGCGTTTAAAACCCTTAAAACTCGACACATCTTCACATAATGATCGGGATCGATATTCGCAACGAAACATTTCCCAAATTGTGCGGCCTAAAATCATCTTTAatcaattaacatttttatttcaattagttttttactcttattaacaTCTTCTGTACTTGGGAATCAAATTCATATCCAGCAGCTTCAATGCATTGTTCAACAGCTTCTAATAAATTGTTCCGTACCAAAGAAATGTATTCATCAGCTCTATGACTTCTTTTCTGATTATTAAAAGTATCCTtttaaaaaccctttaaaaatacatttttttacctGAAACTGTTTCGAAGCTTCCAATAAAAAACTCCCCGGCTCGGTactattaattctaaaaatctttTGTACCACATCGGGCACTTTCTGAATCAATTCATGTTGACACGATGAAATAACACGAACTCCATCAATCTCCGGCATTAAATGCACAGAACCATCGTAacaataagtaattttttccCCATATTTACCAACAATCATTAACGTTTTATCATTACTCCCCCAAAATGCAACAACAGCTTCATTTCCACACCTGAAATTTGAAATCTTGTAAATCTtcacaattaataaataaaaaaagtaccaaACTAATTGATGCAGCGTTGTTATTATATCAGTATTAACCtcacaatatttttttgttaaatcaaCAGAACCTAACCATAAATAACCTGCATCAGTAAAAAAAGCAACATGTTTTGTATTAAATGACACAGAAATTGCTAAAATTTGGTGATGTTGATGAGTTATATCGACTTCTAGCTAAAAATTACTGTATCAATAAACTCAAAactaataaaagttaatattaacCATAGCAGTAACATTTCTATCTTCTGTTAACCTATAAATTTCTCTACCTCTTGCAGCTAACACTTCCATATCTCGTTCTTTCGGTATAACAGCCCAAACAGGTCTTATTGGAgatcctaaaaataaatcaaatcaatttttaaaattgaaaaattaaatatttgctTACTTGGTAATTCACTCATAACCCTCATTTTTGGatcataaatattattgacaaaaaacactttaaatgTAGTACTTAAAATGGCAATTCCAgttaaatttgaagaatttgtaaatataagTGCATCAATTATTTTAGTATCTTTAGCTTCTTGGCTTATATCAAAAGTTCTAATAAAATCCCCATACATTGTGTATAAAGAAACAGAGCTGTTATCTTGAATAGTAATAAGTTCTTCTTGATTTGACCATCCTATTTTTATAATTGGGATTCCACCACTCTAAACATTCACAATTTGAATAtgttactttttatatcataaaaactTGCCTTTACTGCTGCTAATTTCTTGCCGGAAGGTGAAAAAATTGGGATGATGCTTTGAACGGAACCCTGAACTTTAACAGGCTTTGTTTTATCTCGCATTAAAGCTATGGGACCACCGTATGGAGCAACTGCGGAAACTACATTTTCCATACTCACTTCTTGCTGCCATCCCATTGAATACACATCAAATTTCCTTCAAGGaaataggttatgtttttatttataatttatttaattgaaatacCTGTAATAAAGATCTCTTCCTAATAAAAACCAATCTGCTGTTAACATAGCAGacatttttgatgattctttcCGATTATTCCAAGAAAACCCTTTAGTTGAATATAAACATTTAGAAATGTCAAGTTTGACATAAAACTAACctatcaaatgtcaaaataaataaatatattattgtttattgataaaaatgataGTAAATtaccaattaattaatatattaattaatattaattaaaatcaataaataaggTGTAAATGtccaaaaaagtttttattaatttgaggttatgttaaatctTATCAGGTAAAATTAATAGAGGCTATTTTTAAAACTGGTTTATTTTatctaacaaaaaatttaaaaaaaatctaattttttagatttactaTAATTACTCGCATTTTTACTATTGTTACATCATCACATCCTACAAATATTAGGTACATTATAAAGTACAAAGGTCTTAGTTTACTCAATTTTTGCGTTTAGGAGGCTTTAAATACTAATGTATTGTTAATATATACTCATACCGATCATAATAGAATTGAACGcggtttaaataaatatttaatattaacgtAAAATactctaaaagaaaaaaatcgattttatttgaggttatgGCTTCTTCAggtgtaacaaaaattttaaactttttaaataaatgtcatGGATTTGAAAAAGTCATGCAcaatgtaagttttataataattataattaaagatttttttaatttgtttaatttataggtTAAGATCATATCTGCTGGGAATGGAAATTGTATAAGTGAAATTAAAATCCTCCCAGAACAAACCAACATTTTTCACGGATTGCATGGAGGATTTGCAACAACATTAGTTGACGTTTTATCAAGTTGTGCTTTATTAACGCACGAAAAAGGCGAATGTGGACATGTTTCAGTCAATTTAAGCATAGAGTAAGTTGGAGagtttcaaaaatgaaataaaagttgcttattttttgagtttcagTTTTCTTAAAGGGGCTAAAGTTGGTGATACCATCTTAATAgattcaaaaactttaaaggTTGGCAAAAATTTGGCATTTTTATCagttgaaattaaagataaaccAAGCGGAACTTTATTAGTTAAAGGATCCCATACAAAGTATTTACTTAATTAATactctttaattaattagttatcattttatttattttgaaattatttaagaaattagatgattttatatgattttatttaagttaCATCCTGAATTgtataaagtaaatataaattaaaaaaaattttcattgttGGTCCATGTTTTGTAGAGGAACTTGAATTGAGTGGCTGTATTTGTTGTAAGTTAACAAACTAATAATAACTTCTTGTAACAACCAGAAATGATGAATTATGCTATTTATAATTTAGAGGAGTTGCTTAATTCTAGAAGATTCAGATAATTCTAGattaagacctagaactagaaacattcggattttgTCCTGTCTTcagacaaaaaaaaaccaaacTGTTAGATTGGTTgcataacttaatttaaaaaattgtatggctaacttaaaatttttaaatgattataatttttttattcttaaagtGTTATCTTTTCTAATTAAGTTATGAAATAGTTATAGAACATTTttcattaagaaaaaaaacaagttttggGTCGTCACTGATTCTCCAACGATTCCTACACCTGTAATATTGGGTTACGGTAAATATTTCTATGGTGAGAAGGTATTCCAACAGTGGACAAGAGAAAGGTAACTTCTCTTGTACACAACTGAACACCTCGAGGTAGACGACGGGTAACACATTCTTGTTACTACCTCCACATCGCGTGTGATCgactaaaaaatttatcaagtgttctcaaaatcaaaaaagaactttagagtttaaaaattgagtTTAAAATGCGAATCTATGAAAATACGTAATAGaaacttatttaattaaataaaaattaaaattggtgAGGAAGtgatattgttttttgtttatttgttggaaagaaaaaaagtaagttttgatttttaatgatttttaataatttacgaaGGTGTGTTCTTAAATGGgaacgatattttaaaatttcttaaggTAATTTAAAGAATGCAGGATGTCAACgatcaaattgatttttttgtaatctttcgaccttcaaaaataaaaactggtattaaaaaagaaatgagaTCATTGGGGAGAGAGACTAGTAACGAATTTTCCTTTCACCGCGACCTTTactattttcaaataattttttaaataatcgattatataattagaaaaaaaattcattaaattttttatacaggactaaattaattaagtaaataCAAAAGTGGTTCTTTGTGATATAAGAAtcttaagaaaaatttaaatattgtaattaCATTTGAATAGAAAGTGGATAAATACAAGGATataggaaatttaaatttaaaaatctttttatgtcaattacaaatttaattatcttcattcgttattttaacgcaacgaaaatgaaataatactCAAAGATACTTAAAAACAGGTGTTCTTTATGGTCTATGAGCAAAGTGATGAGGTGATTAGATGAACCGATGAGAAGAAAGTGTGAAGGAAATGAAATACAAAACTAAATTGAATCTTTCGTTTCATAAGGAGATgcttttaaaatgatgttaaaGGCGAAAGCATTTGTTCGTTACAAAATCAAtaaagtgaaaatttaaattagtttaaataaatcttataaCAATCTTTACTAAAGATCGGTAACCTTATAAAAGAGAATACCACATTGGGTGTGGACCTCTCGGTAACTTTCAGAAATTATTCAATACAGAAGAAGCGAGAAATGCCAAGGGTATTCTCGGTATTCCATTCGAgatataaaataca of the Onthophagus taurus isolate NC chromosome 10, IU_Otau_3.0, whole genome shotgun sequence genome contains:
- the LOC111428355 gene encoding vacuolar protein sorting-associated protein 16 homolog, which produces MSAMLTADWFLLGRDLYYRKFDVYSMGWQQEVSMENVVSAVAPYGGPIALMRDKTKPVKVQGSVQSIIPIFSPSGKKLAAVKSGGIPIIKIGWSNQEELITIQDNSSVSLYTMYGDFIRTFDISQEAKDTKIIDALIFTNSSNLTGIAILSTTFKVFFVNNIYDPKMRVMSELPRSPIRPVWAVIPKERDMEVLAARGREIYRLTEDRNVTAMLEVDITHQHHQILAISVSFNTKHVAFFTDAGYLWLGSVDLTKKYCEVNTDIITTLHQLVWCGNEAVVAFWGSNDKTLMIVGKYGEKITYCYDGSVHLMPEIDGVRVISSCQHELIQKVPDVVQKIFRINSTEPGSFLLEASKQFQKRSHRADEYISLVRNNLLEAVEQCIEAAGYEFDSQVQKMLIRAAQFGKCFVANIDPDHYVKMCRVLRVLNAVRDRKIGIPLTYTELLYQGHKSLLDRLVKRHHYYLAIEIAKYLKMPEKDGSSRILVHWAKYKVRKQGIDDEILSRQIAEKLNLAAGVSFSEIANAADSAGRKNLAIKLLEYETKSSEQVGLLLKLEEYKQALLKALESGDTDLTYKVILKSHNKLSSLEFKGIIQEFPVALSLYVKYCREHNSIGLRDILKLSDDHNALGQLSVIESIDDKKKLDQNSLLWSAIESYKAARNDLCANLCEDQSKLIKKQKSYEEKYHKDFNGKSIHDTCKLLLDMNELKEAEKFKNEYKIPDKRFWWLKIQSLADNECWDDLDLLARSKKSPIGYAPFVDVSLEKMGSSRNTDQIKRLVNGFLAKVSDDIKVKYYVKAGLLEEAAKIAFEQRDIQSLLYVQSKYPSQSPLSEQINGFIAQLGTRKSTHSSIPIFS
- the LOC111428392 gene encoding acyl-coenzyme A thioesterase 13-like, encoding MASSGVTKILNFLNKCHGFEKVMHNVKIISAGNGNCISEIKILPEQTNIFHGLHGGFATTLVDVLSSCALLTHEKGECGHVSVNLSIDFLKGAKVGDTILIDSKTLKVGKNLAFLSVEIKDKPSGTLLVKGSHTKYLLN